A part of Microbacterium terregens genomic DNA contains:
- a CDS encoding peptidase, giving the protein MNITIDWLAFVEVFIAALVASVVVVVFYSLGLRLLVRAGRVPVVAPAEFTDAIAIITEKESKRAAKAAAKSARKSPLTAQQKQVAAVGAYICFSLCALAVLGGLVLIIFTR; this is encoded by the coding sequence ATGAACATCACGATCGACTGGCTCGCCTTCGTCGAGGTCTTCATCGCCGCACTGGTGGCATCGGTCGTCGTCGTGGTGTTCTACTCGCTGGGGCTGCGGCTTCTCGTGCGCGCCGGACGCGTGCCGGTGGTCGCACCGGCGGAGTTCACGGATGCGATCGCGATCATCACCGAGAAGGAGTCGAAGCGGGCGGCCAAAGCCGCAGCGAAGTCGGCGCGGAAGAGCCCCCTGACCGCGCAGCAGAAGCAGGTGGCGGCTGTCGGCGCCTACATCTGCTTCAGCCTGTGCGCGCTGGCCGTGCTCGGCGGCCTGGTGCTGATCATCTTCACCCGCTGA
- a CDS encoding YceI family protein, with the protein MTDATTIDIPGYRPGTWALDPSHSEVGFTVRHMMISKVRGAFGIKSATLIAPENPLDAKVEAHVDATSLDTKDEGRDAHLRSAEFFDVETYPSIDFVSTGVRVEKGEMLVDGDLTIRDVTKPVTFEFDFGGFGADPWGNYKAGATATTVINREDFGLTWNAALETGGVLVGKDVTITLDLQGAIQP; encoded by the coding sequence ATGACCGACGCCACCACGATCGACATTCCCGGCTACCGCCCCGGCACCTGGGCGCTGGACCCGAGCCACAGCGAGGTCGGATTCACGGTCCGCCACATGATGATCTCCAAGGTGCGCGGCGCGTTCGGCATCAAGAGTGCGACGCTGATCGCGCCGGAGAACCCGCTCGATGCCAAGGTCGAAGCCCATGTCGACGCGACGTCGCTCGACACGAAGGACGAGGGCCGTGACGCCCACCTGCGTTCGGCGGAGTTCTTCGACGTGGAGACCTACCCCTCGATCGACTTCGTCTCGACGGGTGTGCGCGTCGAGAAGGGCGAGATGCTCGTGGACGGCGACCTCACCATCCGCGACGTCACCAAGCCCGTCACCTTCGAGTTCGACTTCGGTGGTTTCGGAGCCGACCCGTGGGGCAACTACAAGGCCGGCGCGACGGCCACGACCGTCATCAACCGCGAGGACTTCGGTCTGACCTGGAACGCCGCGCTCGAGACCGGTGGGGTGCTCGTCGGCAAGGACGTCACCATCACGCTCGACCTGCAGGGCGCCATCCAGCCGTGA
- a CDS encoding FKBP-type peptidyl-prolyl cis-trans isomerase: MTDDRTKPEIDAPQGPAPEELVIRDLIVGDGAEAKPGDTVTVHYAGVEYETGEEFDSSWNRGESIQFPLRGLIQGWQDGIPGMKVGGRRELVIPPELAYGPAGGHFLGGKTLIFIIDLIAVG, translated from the coding sequence ATGACAGATGACCGCACCAAACCCGAAATCGACGCACCCCAGGGTCCGGCCCCCGAAGAACTCGTGATCCGCGATCTGATCGTCGGAGACGGCGCCGAGGCCAAGCCCGGCGACACCGTGACCGTTCACTACGCGGGCGTCGAGTACGAGACCGGCGAGGAGTTCGACTCCTCGTGGAACCGCGGCGAGAGCATTCAGTTCCCGCTCCGCGGACTGATCCAGGGCTGGCAGGACGGCATCCCCGGAATGAAGGTCGGCGGCCGCCGCGAACTCGTGATCCCGCCGGAGCTGGCCTACGGTCCGGCCGGAGGACACTTCCTCGGCGGCAAGACCCTGATCTTCATCATCGACCTCATCGCTGTCGGCTGA
- a CDS encoding DUF4190 domain-containing protein, with the protein MTDPQTPDVPAPHDYNQPPAPPAYNTTPPANQPAYGQQAYSAAPPAPYGAPGNPTIPGKTMGIVAFILSFFVQLVALILGIVALVQSRKAGYPNGWALAAIIISSVLLVIGIIVGIFLFIAFGAAAAEYARLCAEFGSGVHEIGGVTVTLTCPSS; encoded by the coding sequence ATGACCGATCCCCAGACCCCGGACGTCCCCGCCCCGCACGACTACAACCAGCCGCCCGCGCCCCCGGCATACAACACGACGCCCCCGGCGAACCAACCCGCCTACGGGCAGCAGGCCTACTCGGCGGCACCCCCGGCGCCCTATGGTGCGCCGGGGAACCCGACCATTCCCGGCAAGACCATGGGCATCGTCGCGTTCATCCTGTCGTTCTTCGTCCAGCTGGTCGCGCTGATCCTGGGCATCGTCGCGCTCGTGCAGAGCCGCAAAGCCGGTTATCCCAACGGCTGGGCGCTCGCCGCGATCATCATCAGCTCGGTGCTGCTGGTGATCGGCATCATCGTCGGAATCTTCCTGTTCATCGCGTTCGGAGCGGCAGCTGCCGAGTACGCGCGACTGTGCGCTGAATTCGGCAGCGGTGTCCACGAGATCGGCGGCGTCACCGTGACGCTGACCTGTCCGTCTTCCTGA
- a CDS encoding DMT family transporter — protein sequence MSQGWIGVQFVLTGVIWGSSFLFMKVALEGISPAQVAWSRLILGGLTLGVFVALRRDTLPRSLTVWAHMTVLAISFCVVPFLLFSWAQQHVTSGLASIYNATTPIMTAVMAGLLFRVERLKLVQIAGILVGILGVMVIIAPWDGLDFNQSLVAQFAILGATACYGFSLAYMRKFVSHTGMSALVFSFLNIGIAAAIMIVLTPFIALTPVALDPWIIGSVVLLGCLGTGVVYIWNQNTLRAWGPTRASTVTYITPIVGVALGIVILGESVSWNEPAGAIVVFLGILLAQNRLRLRRSSRTPDQTL from the coding sequence CTGTCGCAGGGGTGGATCGGCGTGCAGTTCGTGCTGACCGGGGTGATCTGGGGATCCAGCTTCCTGTTCATGAAGGTCGCCCTTGAGGGGATCTCCCCCGCACAGGTCGCCTGGTCCCGATTGATCCTCGGCGGCCTGACGCTCGGCGTGTTCGTCGCGCTCCGCCGGGACACGCTCCCGCGCAGCCTCACAGTGTGGGCGCACATGACGGTGCTGGCCATCTCGTTCTGCGTCGTGCCGTTCCTGCTGTTCTCCTGGGCTCAGCAGCACGTGACATCCGGCCTCGCGAGCATCTACAACGCGACCACGCCCATCATGACGGCGGTCATGGCGGGGCTTCTGTTCCGCGTCGAGCGGCTCAAGCTCGTGCAGATCGCCGGCATCCTGGTCGGCATCCTGGGTGTGATGGTGATCATCGCCCCGTGGGACGGTCTCGATTTCAACCAGAGCCTGGTGGCGCAGTTCGCGATCCTGGGCGCCACCGCCTGCTACGGCTTCAGCCTCGCGTACATGCGCAAGTTCGTCTCGCACACAGGAATGAGCGCCCTGGTCTTCTCGTTCCTGAACATCGGCATCGCGGCGGCGATCATGATCGTGCTGACGCCGTTCATCGCTCTCACGCCGGTCGCGCTCGACCCCTGGATCATCGGCAGTGTCGTGCTGCTCGGTTGCCTCGGTACGGGTGTCGTCTACATCTGGAACCAGAACACGCTCCGCGCGTGGGGTCCGACTCGCGCCTCCACCGTCACCTACATCACACCCATCGTCGGGGTCGCGCTCGGGATCGTGATCCTGGGCGAATCGGTCTCGTGGAACGAGCCCGCCGGAGCCATCGTGGTGTTCCTCGGGATCCTGCTCGCGCAGAACCGCCTGCGGCTGCGCCGTTCGTCGCGGACGCCTGACCAGACGCTCTGA
- a CDS encoding aspartate ammonia-lyase, which yields MALDALTRTRTETDSLGSLEIPADAYWGIHTARALENFPISKRPISVYKDLVRGLAMVKQASARANREIGALDPRKADLIDQASQLVIDGQFHDQFVVGVIQGGAGTSTNMNANEVITNIALELAGREKGDYAFLSPIDDTNRSQSTNDVYPTAIKVGLGLDLLTLLEELDLLRRAFLTKAVEFHDVLKVGRTQLQDAVPMTLGQEFHGFATTLGEDYSRLKENAYLLCEINMGATAIGTGITTHPDYGTAVLRHLREISGLDLDTATDLVESTSDTGAFMSFSSSLKRNAVKMSKICNDLRLLSSGPQAGFGEINLPARQAGSSIMPGKVNPVIPEVVNQVAFAVVGADMTVTMAVEAGQLQLNAFEPVIAHSIFQSITWMRRAMHTLRVNCVEGITANHERLGAMVGASVGVITALTPFIGYAAAAALAKTALLTGRNVADLVVEAGLMSREDVIKQLSPARLSGLETITAAIPVVPRSTQEPDPGVWAPEI from the coding sequence ATGGCTCTGGACGCACTGACGCGCACCCGCACTGAAACCGATTCGCTGGGCTCCCTCGAGATCCCCGCCGACGCCTATTGGGGCATCCACACTGCTCGGGCGCTGGAGAACTTCCCGATCTCCAAACGCCCCATCTCCGTCTACAAGGACCTCGTCCGCGGTCTCGCGATGGTCAAGCAGGCCTCCGCGCGTGCCAACCGCGAGATCGGCGCGCTGGACCCGCGCAAGGCGGACCTCATCGACCAGGCGTCGCAGCTGGTGATCGACGGACAGTTCCACGACCAGTTCGTCGTCGGCGTCATCCAGGGCGGCGCCGGCACATCGACCAACATGAACGCGAACGAGGTCATCACCAACATCGCCCTCGAGCTCGCCGGCCGCGAGAAGGGCGACTACGCGTTCCTGTCCCCGATCGATGACACCAACCGCAGCCAGTCCACCAACGACGTCTATCCCACGGCCATCAAGGTCGGATTGGGGCTGGACCTGCTGACGCTGCTGGAAGAGCTCGATCTGCTGCGCCGCGCCTTCCTCACCAAGGCGGTCGAGTTCCACGACGTGCTCAAGGTGGGCCGCACGCAGCTTCAGGACGCCGTGCCGATGACGCTCGGGCAGGAGTTCCACGGTTTCGCGACCACCCTCGGAGAGGACTACAGCCGCCTCAAGGAGAACGCGTACCTGCTGTGCGAGATCAACATGGGTGCCACGGCCATCGGTACCGGCATCACCACGCACCCGGACTACGGGACCGCGGTCCTGCGCCATCTGCGTGAGATCAGTGGGCTGGACCTGGACACGGCCACCGACCTGGTGGAGTCGACCAGCGACACCGGCGCCTTCATGTCCTTCTCGTCGTCGCTCAAGCGCAACGCCGTGAAGATGTCCAAGATCTGCAACGACCTGCGCCTCCTCTCCAGCGGGCCGCAGGCCGGTTTCGGCGAGATCAACCTCCCCGCCCGCCAGGCCGGCTCGAGCATCATGCCCGGCAAGGTCAACCCGGTCATCCCCGAGGTCGTCAACCAGGTGGCCTTCGCGGTGGTCGGTGCCGACATGACGGTCACGATGGCGGTGGAGGCCGGCCAGCTTCAGCTGAACGCCTTCGAGCCGGTGATCGCGCACTCGATCTTCCAGTCGATCACGTGGATGCGGCGTGCCATGCACACGCTCCGTGTCAATTGCGTGGAGGGCATCACCGCCAACCATGAACGCCTCGGTGCGATGGTCGGCGCGTCCGTCGGCGTCATCACCGCGCTCACGCCGTTCATCGGCTACGCCGCCGCCGCTGCACTGGCCAAGACCGCGCTTCTGACCGGCCGCAATGTGGCCGATCTGGTCGTGGAGGCCGGGCTGATGTCGCGTGAGGACGTCATCAAGCAGCTGTCCCCGGCGCGCCTGTCAGGTCTGGAGACCATCACCGCGGCGATCCCCGTCGTGCCGCGGTCCACCCAGGAACCCGACCCCGGTGTGTGGGCGCCGGAGATCTGA
- a CDS encoding phosphodiesterase: MDAAPVQFGQYTPARRTIVHVSDTHLLAGDVPLAGQYDAGANLRRALVAVERLGIRPDAIVFTGDLTDLGEPEAYAALRRAVEPLAERLGAPVVWVAGNHDERPALRRGLLDLEPTEQPVTGVWDLGGLRLVVLDTTVPGWHHGDLDDAQLLWLRGVLSEPAPLGTLIAMHHPPLPSHLPLFDILELQRQERLADVLAGTDVRGILAGHLHYSTSGTFAGVPVSVAAATCYTMNLARPAVEVNGMDAGQSFHLVHVYDETITHAVVPVVDAPTSDFFSAAWVTQMAALTPAERLEVFSRKRRR, translated from the coding sequence ATGGACGCGGCACCCGTGCAGTTCGGGCAGTACACCCCCGCTCGACGCACGATCGTGCATGTGAGCGACACGCACCTGCTCGCCGGGGACGTCCCACTCGCCGGTCAGTACGACGCCGGCGCGAATCTGCGCCGCGCCCTCGTCGCCGTGGAGCGTCTCGGCATCCGCCCCGATGCGATCGTGTTCACGGGCGACCTGACCGACCTCGGTGAGCCCGAGGCCTACGCAGCCCTGCGTCGTGCGGTTGAACCGCTCGCCGAACGGCTCGGAGCGCCGGTGGTGTGGGTGGCCGGCAACCACGACGAGCGCCCCGCACTGCGGCGCGGTCTGCTCGACCTCGAACCCACGGAGCAGCCGGTGACGGGAGTCTGGGACCTCGGCGGTCTGCGTCTTGTCGTTCTGGACACGACGGTGCCGGGTTGGCACCACGGCGATCTGGACGATGCCCAGCTGCTGTGGCTGCGCGGCGTGCTGTCCGAGCCGGCCCCGCTGGGCACGCTGATTGCGATGCACCACCCTCCGCTTCCGTCGCACCTGCCGCTGTTCGACATCCTCGAGCTGCAGCGTCAGGAGCGCCTCGCCGACGTGCTCGCCGGCACCGATGTGCGCGGCATCCTGGCGGGTCATCTCCATTACTCGACGAGCGGCACCTTCGCCGGGGTGCCGGTCAGCGTGGCGGCGGCCACCTGCTACACGATGAACCTCGCGCGCCCGGCCGTCGAGGTCAATGGGATGGATGCCGGACAGTCGTTCCACCTCGTCCACGTGTACGACGAAACGATCACGCACGCCGTCGTCCCGGTCGTGGACGCTCCGACGAGCGACTTCTTCTCGGCCGCGTGGGTCACGCAGATGGCCGCGCTGACCCCCGCCGAGCGGCTCGAGGTGTTCTCGCGCAAACGCCGGCGGTGA
- a CDS encoding PrsW family intramembrane metalloprotease — translation MTNPPGQFDARTPSARPPLSPPAFASALAQPRMAPGASIPVATATPPAMPVSPRAGRSAPVWISGIIVLILVGLVGYFLNAIGPAASIIGMLLAFVPLVAVLLAVRVIDRWEPEPRGLLVLAVAWGAIAAVGITLGIDILITMILGADDSQIRDAFAAVVQAPIVEEFAKGLGVYLIFLTARRAFDGPVDGVVYGALVGAGFAFTENIQYFAISFIEGGVGDVSVTFFVRGILSPFAHVMFTSVTGFALGLAARRGARGGRAVGPWVLGMFGAMALHALWNGSAVFGDFFMLYLTLQIPLFVGFILAIVALRREEARLTRARLGDYATAGWFTAQEVDMLATAPGRRAALAWARTLPGDRTRIMKEFVADATALAAARQRAISGRDANAREDEHVLLARTRAARAAMFAP, via the coding sequence ATGACGAATCCACCGGGGCAGTTCGACGCCCGGACACCTTCCGCTCGACCGCCCCTGTCGCCACCGGCATTCGCTTCCGCGCTCGCGCAGCCGCGTATGGCCCCTGGAGCGTCGATCCCCGTCGCGACGGCGACGCCGCCCGCCATGCCCGTGTCGCCGCGGGCGGGGCGCAGCGCGCCGGTGTGGATCAGCGGCATCATCGTGCTGATCCTGGTGGGACTGGTCGGCTACTTCCTCAACGCCATCGGTCCCGCTGCGTCGATCATCGGGATGCTCCTCGCGTTCGTTCCCCTTGTCGCAGTGCTCCTGGCCGTGCGCGTCATCGACCGGTGGGAGCCCGAGCCGCGCGGACTTCTGGTCCTGGCCGTCGCGTGGGGCGCGATCGCCGCGGTCGGCATCACCCTCGGGATCGACATCCTCATCACGATGATCCTGGGGGCGGACGACTCGCAGATCCGGGACGCGTTCGCCGCCGTCGTCCAGGCGCCGATCGTCGAGGAATTCGCGAAGGGACTCGGCGTCTACCTGATCTTCTTGACGGCCCGCCGTGCGTTCGACGGTCCGGTCGACGGCGTCGTCTACGGCGCCCTGGTGGGCGCCGGCTTCGCATTCACCGAGAACATCCAGTACTTCGCCATCAGCTTCATCGAGGGCGGGGTGGGCGATGTGTCGGTGACCTTCTTCGTGCGCGGCATCCTGTCGCCCTTCGCGCACGTGATGTTCACCAGCGTCACCGGCTTCGCCCTCGGACTGGCGGCCCGGCGTGGTGCGCGTGGGGGCCGGGCGGTGGGTCCGTGGGTACTCGGCATGTTCGGCGCAATGGCGTTGCACGCCCTGTGGAACGGCTCCGCGGTGTTCGGGGACTTCTTCATGCTCTATCTGACGCTCCAGATCCCGCTGTTCGTCGGGTTCATCCTCGCCATCGTCGCGCTGCGGCGCGAAGAGGCGCGGTTGACCCGTGCGCGGCTGGGCGACTACGCCACGGCGGGCTGGTTCACCGCGCAGGAAGTCGACATGCTCGCCACGGCACCGGGTCGGCGCGCGGCGCTCGCGTGGGCTCGCACGCTGCCGGGAGACCGCACCCGCATCATGAAGGAGTTCGTCGCCGACGCCACGGCCCTGGCCGCGGCGCGTCAACGCGCGATCAGCGGGCGCGACGCGAACGCGCGCGAGGACGAGCACGTGCTGCTGGCTCGGACCAGAGCAGCGCGGGCGGCGATGTTCGCGCCCTGA
- a CDS encoding inorganic phosphate transporter: METATLIVVLVIGLALFFDFTNGFHDTANAMATPIATGALKPKVAVLLAAILNLVGAFLSTEVSKTISHGIIREDEINSAAFLPLIFAGLIGAVTWNMLTWLLGLPSSSSHALFGGLIGATLVGAGWMAIDFGVVLGKVILPAVLAPLTAGLIAFTATRLAYAITRRLDGKPDGRDGFRWGQIFTSSLVALAHGTNDAQKTMGVITLTLIIAGWQSSTQDDPQLWVILACGITIALGTYMGGWRIIRTLGKGLTDVKPAQGFSAESSTAATILASSALGFALSTTQVASGSVIGSGLGRRGSTVRWRTVGRIMVGWLLTLPAAGAVGGLAALVVAWFGGWGIVIDAVAAVVIISTIFLLSRRNAVTASNAMSDVAESGTAVKMKRNPPPKRRPRTRMRAGTPQKTEALLKSAAPQDAEPPLGSEEPQKEESK; the protein is encoded by the coding sequence GTGGAAACCGCAACCCTGATCGTCGTGCTGGTCATCGGACTGGCACTGTTCTTCGACTTCACGAACGGCTTCCACGACACGGCCAACGCGATGGCGACGCCCATCGCGACCGGTGCGCTCAAGCCCAAAGTCGCGGTGCTGCTTGCCGCCATCCTCAACCTGGTCGGCGCGTTCCTGTCCACCGAGGTGTCCAAGACCATATCGCACGGGATCATCCGTGAGGACGAGATCAATTCCGCGGCGTTCCTGCCGCTGATCTTCGCCGGTCTCATCGGCGCGGTCACCTGGAACATGCTCACCTGGCTCCTCGGCCTGCCCTCCAGCTCCTCGCATGCGCTGTTCGGCGGCCTCATCGGGGCGACCCTCGTCGGGGCCGGCTGGATGGCCATCGATTTCGGCGTCGTGCTCGGAAAGGTCATACTGCCGGCGGTGCTCGCGCCGCTCACGGCCGGGCTGATCGCGTTCACGGCCACCCGGCTCGCGTATGCGATCACTCGGCGGCTCGACGGCAAACCCGACGGCCGCGACGGATTCCGCTGGGGACAGATCTTCACCTCGTCGCTGGTGGCGCTGGCGCATGGGACGAACGACGCGCAGAAGACGATGGGCGTGATCACGCTGACGCTGATCATCGCGGGCTGGCAGAGCAGCACGCAGGATGATCCGCAGCTGTGGGTGATCCTCGCCTGCGGGATCACGATCGCCCTGGGCACGTACATGGGCGGCTGGCGGATCATCCGCACACTCGGCAAGGGCCTGACGGATGTGAAGCCGGCTCAGGGGTTCTCGGCCGAGTCCTCCACCGCGGCGACGATCCTGGCCTCCAGCGCGCTCGGCTTCGCGCTGTCGACGACCCAGGTCGCGTCCGGGTCGGTCATCGGATCCGGGCTCGGACGCCGCGGCTCCACCGTCCGCTGGAGAACGGTCGGCCGGATCATGGTCGGCTGGCTGTTGACGCTGCCCGCCGCCGGTGCCGTCGGCGGCCTGGCGGCGCTGGTCGTGGCCTGGTTCGGCGGCTGGGGCATCGTGATCGACGCGGTGGCGGCCGTCGTGATCATCTCCACGATCTTCCTGCTGTCCCGGCGCAACGCCGTGACGGCATCCAACGCGATGAGCGATGTCGCGGAGTCCGGAACGGCCGTGAAGATGAAGCGCAATCCGCCGCCGAAACGCCGCCCGCGCACGAGGATGCGCGCCGGAACGCCCCAGAAGACCGAGGCGCTCCTGAAGTCCGCCGCCCCGCAGGATGCCGAACCGCCGCTGGGCTCCGAGGAACCCCAGAAGGAGGAGTCGAAATGA
- a CDS encoding S9 family peptidase yields the protein MTTDAVPLSPPVAARNPVVRSHHGDDVEDAYEWFRGKEEAAVLAHLEAENAYTRERTAHLAGLQDEIFAEIKGRTLETDLSVPTRRGDWWYYGRTVEGKQYGIQCRAPLASADDWTPPELATDVPVPGEQILLDGNIEAEGHEFFSLGSFEVTTSGDLMLYGVDVAGDERYTVRVRDLVTGAQLPDEIPETFAGATFSPDGRFIVYTTVDDAWRPDTVWLHELGTPVEKDEKLFHEPDERFWLGAGFTRSDRYLVIGMGSSITSEEWLVDAADLRSAPRLIWPRTEGVEYDSSHAVIDGEDVLFILHNDGALDFELVRVAASDPTGPREVVVPHRPGERLLGVSTFRDWAVLGYRRAGLARLGMLDYSDGSVAELEFDEPLYSVGGGGNPEWAPPLIRIGYGSFVTPGTVLDYEVATGELLLRKRQPVLGGYEPEQYAQARVWATAQDGTQIPISLVWKRSFGDAGVAPRPLHLYGYGSYEHSIEPGFSIPRLSELDRGVIFAVAHVRGGGEMGRQWYEDGKMLHKRNTFTDFVDSAMHLIDHGYTTPDRLVAEGGSAGGLLMGAVANLAPELFAGILADVPFVDALTTILDPSLPLTVIEWDEWGDPLHNADVYAYMKSYSPYENVRPDVSYPRILAVTSLNDTRVMYVEPAKWVARLREVGADALLKCEMVAGHGGVSGRYNAWRERSFELAWLLDVLGVDS from the coding sequence GTGACCACCGACGCCGTTCCCCTCTCCCCTCCCGTCGCCGCACGCAACCCGGTCGTCCGCAGCCACCACGGCGACGACGTGGAGGACGCGTACGAGTGGTTCCGCGGCAAAGAAGAGGCCGCCGTTCTCGCGCACCTGGAGGCGGAGAACGCCTACACCCGCGAGCGCACCGCGCACCTCGCCGGCCTTCAGGACGAGATCTTCGCGGAGATCAAGGGCCGCACCCTCGAGACCGACCTGTCGGTTCCCACGCGGCGCGGAGACTGGTGGTACTACGGCCGCACCGTCGAGGGCAAGCAGTACGGCATCCAGTGCCGCGCGCCGCTCGCGTCTGCGGACGACTGGACCCCACCCGAGCTCGCCACGGACGTGCCGGTCCCGGGCGAGCAGATCCTGCTCGACGGCAACATCGAGGCCGAGGGCCACGAGTTCTTCTCGCTGGGCAGCTTCGAGGTGACAACCAGCGGCGACCTCATGCTCTACGGCGTGGACGTGGCCGGCGACGAGCGCTACACCGTTCGTGTGCGCGACCTGGTAACCGGTGCGCAGCTGCCCGATGAGATCCCGGAGACGTTCGCCGGCGCGACCTTCTCACCCGACGGCCGGTTCATCGTCTATACGACCGTCGATGACGCGTGGCGCCCTGACACGGTATGGCTGCACGAGCTGGGCACGCCCGTCGAGAAGGACGAGAAGCTGTTCCACGAACCTGACGAGCGGTTCTGGCTCGGTGCGGGCTTCACCCGCAGCGACCGCTACCTCGTCATCGGCATGGGCTCCTCGATCACGTCCGAGGAGTGGCTGGTGGATGCCGCGGACCTGCGCTCCGCGCCACGGCTCATCTGGCCGCGCACCGAAGGCGTCGAGTACGACTCGTCGCACGCCGTCATCGACGGCGAAGACGTGCTGTTCATCCTCCACAACGACGGCGCTCTGGATTTCGAGCTGGTGCGGGTGGCGGCATCCGACCCCACCGGACCCCGCGAGGTCGTCGTACCCCATCGCCCCGGCGAGCGTCTGCTCGGCGTGTCGACGTTCCGCGACTGGGCCGTCCTGGGATACCGCCGCGCGGGCCTTGCCCGGCTGGGGATGCTGGACTACTCCGACGGGTCCGTCGCAGAACTCGAGTTCGACGAGCCGCTGTACTCCGTCGGCGGCGGCGGCAATCCTGAGTGGGCTCCTCCGCTCATCCGCATCGGGTACGGCTCGTTCGTCACTCCCGGCACCGTGCTGGACTACGAGGTCGCCACGGGCGAACTGCTCCTGCGCAAGCGGCAGCCGGTGCTCGGCGGCTACGAGCCGGAGCAGTACGCACAGGCGCGCGTGTGGGCGACTGCGCAGGACGGCACGCAGATCCCGATCTCCCTGGTCTGGAAGCGCTCGTTCGGCGACGCGGGCGTCGCGCCGCGACCCCTTCACCTGTACGGCTACGGCTCGTACGAGCACTCCATCGAGCCGGGATTCTCGATCCCGCGCCTGTCCGAGCTCGACCGCGGCGTGATCTTCGCGGTGGCCCACGTCCGCGGCGGCGGCGAGATGGGGCGCCAGTGGTACGAGGACGGCAAGATGCTGCACAAGCGCAACACCTTCACCGATTTCGTCGACAGCGCGATGCATCTGATCGACCACGGCTACACGACCCCCGACCGGCTGGTCGCGGAGGGCGGCAGCGCGGGCGGTCTGCTCATGGGCGCAGTGGCGAACCTCGCACCCGAGCTGTTCGCCGGCATCCTGGCCGACGTCCCGTTCGTCGACGCGCTCACGACGATCCTCGACCCGTCACTGCCGCTCACGGTGATCGAGTGGGACGAGTGGGGCGACCCGCTGCACAACGCCGACGTGTACGCGTACATGAAGTCGTACTCCCCGTACGAGAACGTCCGGCCGGACGTCTCATACCCTCGCA
- a CDS encoding fumarylacetoacetate hydrolase family protein, translating into MRFAHVTLPAHEEPRLAVVQGETAIIVEDLFAGAPRFLEELIAGGDELLDRVRDAASDAHTRHPLADVGFASAVLTPPVVLAIGLNYSAHSSELGLQTDSTPTVFVLWPNSLSGHESTTAWPRSLSESIDYEAELGVIIGTPAKDVSPADALSHVWGYTVVNDITARDIQYSEAQWSRCKSFDGFTPTGPFVVTADEIPDPQNLHIWTVLDGHTLQDASTNQMVRTVATLVSHLSMSATLLPGTLISTGSPGGAGYSRDPQVFLRDRSTVTVGIDGIGALTTHCRILD; encoded by the coding sequence ATGCGCTTCGCCCACGTCACCCTGCCTGCGCACGAGGAGCCGAGGCTCGCGGTGGTGCAGGGCGAGACGGCGATCATCGTAGAAGACCTCTTCGCCGGCGCACCCCGCTTTCTGGAGGAACTCATCGCCGGGGGCGACGAGCTGCTGGATCGGGTACGGGATGCCGCCTCCGACGCCCACACGCGGCATCCGCTGGCCGATGTCGGATTCGCCTCGGCGGTGCTCACTCCCCCGGTCGTGCTCGCGATCGGCCTGAACTACTCCGCCCACTCGAGCGAACTCGGGCTGCAGACGGACTCGACCCCCACCGTCTTCGTCCTGTGGCCCAACTCGCTGAGCGGACACGAGTCCACCACGGCCTGGCCGCGATCGCTCAGCGAGTCCATCGACTACGAAGCGGAGCTGGGCGTCATCATCGGAACGCCCGCGAAGGACGTCTCCCCGGCGGACGCGCTGTCCCACGTGTGGGGTTACACCGTCGTCAACGACATCACGGCACGCGACATCCAGTACTCCGAGGCCCAGTGGTCTCGATGCAAGTCCTTCGACGGGTTCACCCCGACCGGACCGTTCGTGGTGACGGCGGATGAGATTCCCGATCCGCAGAACCTGCACATCTGGACGGTGCTGGACGGTCACACGCTGCAGGACGCGTCGACGAACCAGATGGTGCGTACGGTGGCCACCCTCGTCTCACACCTCTCCATGTCAGCCACGCTCCTGCCCGGCACGCTGATCTCCACCGGCAGCCCCGGCGGTGCCGGGTACTCCCGCGACCCCCAGGTGTTCCTGCGGGACCGGTCGACGGTGACGGTGGGCATCGACGGAATCGGCGCTCTCACGACGCACTGCCGGATCCTGGACTGA